The Streptomyces laurentii genome contains a region encoding:
- a CDS encoding multicopper oxidase type 2 (Multicopper oxidase; pfam07731;~PFAM: multicopper oxidase type 2; Fibronectin type III domain protein; SMART: Fibronectin type III domain protein; KEGG: gbm:Gbem_0088 multicopper oxidase type 2;~identified by MetaGeneAnnotator; putative;~multicopper oxidase type 2 [Geobacter sp. M21]): protein MRAGDVIGFYGQGVPVDTGIGSATDTFMFPAGVDGTTSPPVDVPPAAGGTVTLGSAAYPRYATQDRRYSFGAQVVPANAGTGAAATATIDPRTGGIAAVEVTSPGHDYVAGATSVTIDGGTTAATAKATVKSSGAVVDVKVGAAGSGYGGFAVGITGGGGSGGAATASGGVDAVAVTDGGSGYTMPTVDFDLPDDPAGTVAKGHVDPADLTTDGKVVKVTVDDPGSGYGGAPGVVIRNGTLADPINGATPASASSSLKLTALKVDAVGSGYTGTPSVTLTDPTGKGGSGATATAVTDVGAIDGIEVTDPGAGYLTVGMKKFQDQLPLTCDPRADGTGCPDVAQLRAPSTKPSEKFIPVGVPESVTTKGKPADEYVIGLVQYLTRFSSDLPPTLVRGYVQLSTDAVPGRRVPLYNELMDGTRQPLPYTGVTAPQWMGPLLAATKDRPVRIVFRNLLPKGADGDLFLPVDSTGMGSGMGPMTMPDPKDEGTVMDEVRNPACTNGSSGCFTDNRATLHLHGGITPWISDGTPHQWITPAGEKTDWPQGVSVQNVPDMVDDDGATLCAAKDDGCSTFYYTNQQSARLMFYHDHSYGITRLNVYAGEAAGYTITDGTEKALVDSGTIPAAADTLPLLIQDRTFVPDDTQLKDQKGAGGAITSYGQDPTWDTKRWGSKGSFWYHHVYMPAQNPGDPSGMSSYGRWMYGPWFWPPAGDTKYGPVANPYYDPGCKLDDESTWQYPTAPFCEPEQIPGTPNISMGMEQFNDTPIVNGVAYPKVTLQPKTYRMRLLNGANDRFFNFQWYKADPKQGDGTTEVALNPGELAAAQTDPNVSPTPADAHDDTAGPDWIQIANEGGFLPAPAVIDGQQPTTWITDPTRFDVGNVDKYSLTVAPAERADVLVDFSKFAGKTLILYNDAPAAYPARVASYDYYTDAPASAGTPKILPGYGPNTRTVMRVTIADTAPAPAFDLTRLQAAFKHHADGSGVFESGQNPVIVGQAAYNSAYGTSFAASSNCNVKNTTVKTCDGLVRVNDTSAFGFNTLKAPNAKMSMPLQPKAIHDEMNATTFDDFGRMEANLGVEAQPPTPGAQNVTLYPYINPQTELIDGTDLPRGDVKVTPLGTNADGTQIWRFTHNGVDTHPIHFHLYDVQLINRVTWDNIVIKPDANELGWKDTVRMSPLEDTIVALRPIVPTAPFEIPNSVRPLDPTMPLGNTSMFNNVDPQGNPTTAITNKLVNFGWEYVIHCHILSHEEMDMMRPESLALPPLKASGLSSTITGEGDGARIRLEWQDNSISETSYVVQRTKQGDTAWVDVGTVDSPLDRPNTHGTRAFVDPSASVTTPYVYRVVALNTVGYGAEFPSLTVKSVSDPLQVPPAP, encoded by the coding sequence GTGCGGGCCGGTGACGTCATCGGGTTCTACGGCCAGGGCGTCCCGGTGGACACCGGGATCGGCTCCGCCACCGACACCTTCATGTTCCCGGCCGGAGTCGACGGCACCACGAGCCCACCGGTCGACGTGCCACCCGCCGCGGGCGGCACGGTCACCCTGGGTTCCGCCGCCTACCCCCGCTACGCCACCCAGGACCGCCGGTACTCCTTCGGTGCGCAGGTGGTGCCGGCGAACGCCGGGACCGGCGCCGCGGCGACGGCCACGATCGATCCCCGGACCGGTGGCATCGCCGCCGTCGAGGTGACCTCACCGGGGCACGACTACGTCGCCGGCGCGACCTCGGTCACCATCGACGGCGGCACCACGGCCGCGACCGCCAAGGCCACCGTCAAATCCTCCGGAGCCGTGGTCGATGTGAAGGTCGGCGCGGCCGGCAGCGGCTACGGCGGATTCGCGGTCGGCATCACGGGCGGTGGCGGCAGCGGCGGTGCCGCCACCGCCTCCGGCGGAGTGGACGCCGTGGCGGTCACGGACGGCGGGTCGGGCTACACCATGCCGACGGTCGACTTCGACCTTCCCGACGACCCGGCCGGCACCGTGGCCAAGGGCCACGTCGACCCGGCCGACCTCACCACCGACGGCAAGGTCGTGAAGGTGACCGTCGACGACCCCGGCAGCGGCTACGGCGGCGCCCCCGGCGTCGTGATCCGTAACGGAACGCTCGCCGACCCGATCAACGGCGCGACGCCGGCGAGCGCTTCGAGCAGCCTGAAACTGACGGCGCTCAAGGTGGACGCGGTGGGGTCCGGCTACACCGGAACACCCTCCGTCACCCTCACCGACCCGACGGGCAAGGGCGGTTCCGGGGCGACGGCGACCGCAGTGACGGACGTCGGCGCGATCGACGGCATCGAGGTCACCGACCCGGGAGCCGGCTATCTCACGGTCGGCATGAAGAAGTTCCAGGACCAGCTGCCGCTCACCTGCGACCCCCGGGCGGACGGCACGGGCTGCCCCGATGTCGCGCAGCTGCGAGCGCCGTCGACGAAGCCGTCGGAGAAGTTCATCCCCGTGGGCGTCCCGGAGTCCGTCACCACCAAGGGCAAGCCGGCCGACGAATACGTCATCGGTCTCGTGCAGTACCTCACCCGGTTCTCCTCCGACCTGCCGCCGACCCTGGTACGGGGCTATGTCCAGCTGTCCACGGACGCGGTGCCCGGGCGGAGGGTCCCCCTCTACAACGAGCTGATGGACGGCACCAGGCAGCCGCTGCCGTACACGGGCGTCACCGCGCCGCAGTGGATGGGCCCGCTCCTCGCCGCGACGAAGGACCGGCCGGTGCGGATCGTGTTCCGGAACCTGCTGCCCAAGGGCGCCGACGGCGACCTCTTCCTGCCGGTCGACAGCACCGGCATGGGCTCCGGCATGGGCCCGATGACGATGCCCGACCCGAAGGACGAGGGCACCGTCATGGACGAGGTGCGCAACCCGGCGTGCACGAACGGCTCGTCCGGCTGCTTCACGGACAACCGGGCCACCCTGCACCTGCACGGCGGCATCACGCCCTGGATCAGCGACGGCACCCCGCACCAGTGGATCACCCCGGCCGGCGAGAAGACGGACTGGCCGCAAGGGGTCAGTGTGCAGAACGTGCCGGACATGGTGGACGACGACGGGGCGACGCTGTGCGCCGCGAAGGACGACGGCTGCTCGACGTTCTACTACACCAATCAGCAGAGCGCGCGGCTGATGTTCTACCACGATCACTCCTACGGCATCACCCGGTTGAACGTGTACGCCGGCGAGGCCGCGGGCTACACCATCACCGACGGCACCGAGAAGGCGCTGGTCGACAGCGGCACCATCCCCGCCGCGGCGGACACCCTCCCGCTGCTCATCCAGGACCGCACCTTCGTGCCGGACGACACGCAGCTCAAGGACCAGAAGGGCGCCGGCGGAGCGATCACCTCGTACGGCCAGGACCCCACCTGGGACACGAAGCGCTGGGGATCCAAGGGCAGCTTCTGGTACCACCACGTCTACATGCCGGCGCAGAATCCGGGCGACCCCTCGGGCATGAGCTCGTACGGACGCTGGATGTACGGGCCGTGGTTCTGGCCGCCGGCCGGCGACACGAAGTACGGGCCCGTCGCCAACCCGTACTACGACCCGGGGTGCAAGCTGGACGACGAGTCGACCTGGCAGTACCCGACCGCCCCGTTCTGCGAACCCGAACAGATCCCCGGCACGCCGAACATATCCATGGGCATGGAGCAGTTCAACGACACCCCGATCGTCAACGGAGTCGCCTACCCGAAGGTGACCCTCCAGCCGAAGACGTACCGGATGCGGCTGCTCAACGGCGCGAACGACCGGTTCTTCAACTTCCAGTGGTACAAGGCCGATCCGAAGCAGGGCGACGGTACGACCGAGGTGGCCCTGAACCCGGGCGAGCTGGCCGCCGCCCAGACCGACCCGAACGTGTCACCCACCCCGGCCGACGCCCACGACGACACCGCCGGTCCGGACTGGATCCAGATCGCCAACGAGGGCGGCTTCCTGCCCGCGCCGGCGGTGATCGACGGCCAGCAGCCGACGACCTGGATCACCGACCCGACCCGCTTCGACGTCGGCAACGTGGACAAGTACTCGCTGACCGTCGCCCCGGCCGAACGCGCCGACGTACTGGTGGACTTCTCGAAGTTCGCAGGCAAGACGCTCATCCTCTACAACGACGCGCCCGCCGCGTACCCGGCCCGCGTCGCGTCGTACGACTACTACACGGACGCGCCGGCCTCGGCCGGCACGCCGAAGATCCTGCCGGGGTACGGGCCCAACACCCGCACCGTGATGCGGGTGACCATCGCGGACACGGCCCCGGCCCCGGCGTTCGACCTCACCAGGCTCCAGGCCGCCTTCAAGCACCACGCGGACGGCTCGGGCGTCTTCGAATCGGGACAGAACCCGGTCATCGTCGGACAGGCGGCCTACAACTCGGCGTACGGAACGAGCTTCGCGGCCAGCAGCAACTGCAACGTCAAGAACACGACCGTCAAGACCTGTGACGGCCTGGTCCGCGTGAACGACACCTCGGCCTTCGGCTTCAACACGCTCAAGGCGCCGAACGCCAAGATGTCGATGCCCCTCCAACCGAAGGCCATCCACGACGAGATGAACGCGACGACGTTCGACGACTTCGGCAGGATGGAGGCGAATCTCGGCGTCGAGGCCCAGCCACCGACACCAGGGGCGCAGAACGTCACGCTGTACCCGTACATCAACCCGCAGACCGAGTTGATCGACGGCACCGACCTGCCCCGCGGGGACGTGAAGGTGACGCCCCTCGGCACCAACGCCGACGGGACACAGATCTGGCGGTTCACCCACAACGGGGTGGACACCCATCCGATCCACTTCCACTTGTACGACGTCCAGCTGATCAACCGGGTGACCTGGGACAACATCGTCATCAAACCCGACGCCAACGAGCTGGGGTGGAAGGACACGGTCCGGATGAGCCCACTGGAGGACACGATCGTCGCGCTGCGCCCGATCGTGCCGACAGCGCCGTTCGAGATACCGAACTCCGTCCGGCCCCTCGACCCGACGATGCCGCTCGGGAACACGTCGATGTTCAACAACGTCGATCCGCAGGGCAATCCGACGACGGCCATCACCAACAAGCTGGTGAACTTCGGCTGGGAGTACGTCATCCACTGCCACATCCTCAGCCACGAGGAAATGGACATGATGCGTCCCGAATCGCTGGCCCTGCCACCGCTCAAGGCGAGCGGGCTCTCCTCGACGATCACGGGCGAGGGGGACGGCGCCCGGATCCGGCTGGAGTGGCAGGACAACTCGATCAGTGAAACCTCGTACGTCGTCCAGCGGACGAAGCAGGGCGACACCGCGTGGGTCGACGTCGGCACGGTCGACTCTCCGCTGGACCGGCCGAACACCCACGGCACGCGCGCCTTCGTCGACCCGTCGGCATCGGTGACCACGCCGTACGTCTACCGGGTCGTCGCGCTCAACACGGTCGGCTACGGCGCCGAGTTCCCGAGTCTGACGGTGAAGTCGGTGTCCGACCCACTGCAGGTGCCCCCGGCGCCGTGA
- a CDS encoding rubrerythrin (Rubrerythrin [Energyproduction and conversion];~Rubrerythrin, ferritin-like diiron-binding domain; cd01041;~binuclear metal center [ion binding];~identified by MetaGeneAnnotator; putative;~rubrerythrin [Streptomyces hygroscopicus subsp. jinggangensis TL01]), with translation MKRRFVERATVMCLPAAAALAVLACPAYAAPSVAPGGPRPSAADTLSPSTRADLDTAMGGEAYAHASYTFYAAQADREGLVATGRLYRETAAVELGEHFREEADLAGVIGSDADNLRAAIAGETYETTVMYPTFAREAAADGDDNAAALFSEIAKDEGNHLAAYQAALKAIETGHGTIPAPPAVDPVDVPAGGPQVRSARTKANLDTALHGEALAHARYTVFADHAAAGGRPELARLFHGIARVELHEHFAGEAVLYGLVGSTRADLIKSVTGELYEAEVMYPSFARRATAAGDYQAARLFRDNAADEAGHARAFQRMLGHPH, from the coding sequence ATGAAACGACGCTTCGTCGAACGGGCCACTGTGATGTGCCTGCCCGCGGCGGCCGCCCTCGCGGTCCTTGCCTGCCCCGCGTACGCCGCTCCCTCCGTCGCCCCCGGCGGCCCGCGCCCAAGCGCCGCGGACACCCTGAGCCCCTCCACGCGAGCCGACCTCGACACCGCCATGGGCGGCGAGGCCTACGCCCACGCGTCCTACACCTTCTACGCCGCTCAGGCCGACCGTGAGGGGCTCGTGGCCACCGGCCGGCTGTACCGCGAGACGGCAGCGGTGGAACTCGGCGAACACTTCCGCGAGGAGGCAGATCTCGCCGGAGTGATCGGTTCCGACGCGGACAACCTGCGCGCCGCCATCGCCGGGGAGACCTACGAGACGACCGTCATGTACCCCACCTTCGCCCGGGAGGCCGCCGCCGACGGCGACGACAACGCCGCCGCGCTGTTCAGCGAGATCGCCAAGGACGAGGGGAACCATCTCGCGGCGTACCAAGCGGCCCTGAAGGCGATCGAGACCGGCCACGGCACCATCCCCGCCCCGCCGGCCGTCGACCCCGTCGACGTTCCCGCCGGAGGTCCGCAGGTGCGTTCCGCCCGCACCAAGGCCAATCTCGACACCGCCCTGCACGGCGAAGCCCTCGCCCACGCCCGCTACACCGTCTTCGCCGACCACGCCGCCGCCGGCGGCCGTCCGGAACTGGCCCGGCTGTTCCACGGCATCGCCCGGGTCGAGCTGCACGAGCACTTCGCCGGCGAAGCCGTCCTGTACGGCCTGGTCGGCAGCACCCGGGCCGACCTGATCAAGAGCGTCACCGGCGAGCTCTACGAGGCCGAGGTCATGTACCCCTCCTTCGCCCGCCGGGCGACCGCCGCCGGCGACTACCAGGCCGCCCGTCTCTTCCGCGACAACGCCGCGGACGAAGCCGGACACGCCCGGGCCTTCCAGCGGATGCTCGGTCACCCCCACTGA
- a CDS encoding nickel-dependent hydrogenase (Nickel-dependent hydrogenase; cl00417;~identified by MetaGeneAnnotator; putative;~nickel-dependent hydrogenase [Streptomyces sp. Mg1]), whose translation MTHRGSRVLRVEALSRVEGEGALYLRIDDGTVGAAQLRIYEPPRFFEAFLRGRRHTEPPDITSRICGICPIAYQMSACRAVEDACGVTVDGPLAALRRLLYCGEWIESQTLHIHLLHAPDFLGCDSVVDLARTHRTEVERGLRLKQTGNAVMELLGGRAVHPVNVRVGGFHRTPTRAELRPLAERLRRARDDAREVVRWVSGFDFPDAECDADFLALAEPGTYAIDGGTPTVLPYGDSREQRTFPVRDFGTHVVEEQVPHSTALQALLDGRRHLTGSLARFAVSGHLLPASVREAARSAGLDGVCRNPFRSIVVRAVEVLFAVDEALRLIDSYEPPPRPAVAVAARAGTGHGATEAPRGTLYHRYVLDADGIVTDARLVPPTSQNQGAIEADLRRIVQDALARGADDDAELTRLCERAIRNHDPCISCSAHFLDLTVERAR comes from the coding sequence ATGACCCACCGCGGCTCCCGCGTCCTGCGCGTCGAGGCCCTGTCCCGCGTCGAGGGCGAAGGGGCGCTGTACCTGCGGATCGACGACGGCACGGTCGGCGCCGCGCAGCTGAGGATCTACGAACCGCCGCGATTCTTCGAGGCGTTCCTGCGCGGCCGCCGGCACACCGAGCCACCCGACATCACCTCCCGGATCTGCGGAATCTGCCCGATCGCCTACCAGATGAGCGCCTGCCGGGCCGTCGAGGACGCCTGCGGCGTGACCGTCGACGGCCCGCTGGCCGCCCTGCGCCGGCTGCTCTACTGCGGTGAGTGGATCGAGAGCCAGACGCTGCACATCCATCTCCTCCACGCCCCCGACTTCCTCGGCTGCGACAGCGTCGTCGACCTCGCCCGCACCCACCGCACCGAGGTCGAACGGGGTCTGCGGCTCAAGCAGACCGGAAACGCGGTCATGGAACTGCTCGGCGGCCGCGCCGTCCATCCCGTCAACGTCCGCGTCGGCGGCTTCCACCGCACCCCCACCCGCGCCGAACTGCGACCGCTGGCCGAGCGACTGCGCCGGGCCCGCGACGACGCGCGGGAGGTCGTGCGCTGGGTGTCCGGCTTCGACTTCCCGGATGCCGAGTGCGACGCCGACTTCCTGGCGCTGGCCGAGCCCGGCACCTACGCCATCGACGGCGGCACACCCACCGTCCTCCCCTACGGCGACAGCCGCGAACAGCGCACCTTTCCCGTACGGGACTTCGGAACGCACGTGGTGGAGGAGCAGGTCCCCCACTCCACCGCGCTCCAGGCCCTGCTCGACGGCCGCCGGCATCTGACGGGCTCGCTCGCCCGCTTCGCCGTCAGCGGCCATCTGCTCCCGGCCTCCGTCCGGGAGGCCGCCCGCTCGGCGGGGCTGGACGGCGTGTGCCGCAACCCCTTCCGCAGCATCGTGGTCCGGGCCGTGGAGGTGCTGTTCGCGGTCGACGAGGCGCTGCGGCTGATCGACTCGTACGAGCCCCCGCCGCGCCCGGCCGTCGCGGTCGCCGCGCGGGCGGGCACCGGCCATGGCGCCACCGAGGCGCCGCGCGGCACTCTCTACCATCGCTACGTCCTCGACGCGGACGGAATCGTCACCGACGCCCGTCTCGTCCCGCCGACCTCGCAGAACCAGGGCGCCATCGAGGCGGACCTGCGGCGGATCGTCCAGGACGCCCTCGCGCGCGGTGCCGACGACGACGCCGAGCTGACCCGCCTGTGCGAGCGGGCCATCCGCAACCACGACCCGTGCATCTCCTGCTCGGCCCACTTCCTCGACCTCACCGTCGAGCGGGCCCGCTGA
- a CDS encoding oxidoreductase (identified by MetaGeneAnnotator; putative;~oxidoreductase [Streptomyces davawensis JCM4913]) yields MITAYLAGRRPDVPRHSVCFACKRRGIPCVTVTRGTPCLGPVTHAGCGALCPAYGRGCYGCFGPSASVNLPAMIPLLRSDGMSDEDVLRLLRTFNAAKFAALEDGGASAEAPS; encoded by the coding sequence GTGATCACCGCGTACCTCGCCGGCCGCAGACCGGACGTGCCCCGGCACAGCGTCTGCTTCGCCTGCAAACGACGCGGCATCCCCTGTGTCACCGTGACCCGCGGCACTCCCTGCCTGGGCCCGGTCACGCACGCCGGCTGCGGCGCGCTGTGCCCGGCCTACGGCCGGGGCTGCTACGGCTGTTTCGGCCCGTCCGCCTCGGTCAATCTGCCCGCGATGATCCCCCTGCTGCGCAGCGACGGCATGAGCGACGAGGACGTCCTGCGGCTCCTTCGCACCTTCAACGCGGCGAAGTTCGCCGCCCTCGAAGACGGCGGCGCGTCCGCGGAGGCACCCTCATGA
- a CDS encoding oxidoreductase (Coenzyme F420-reducing hydrogenase, gamma subunit [Energyproduction and conversion]; COG1941;~NADH ubiquinone oxidoreductase, 20 Kd subunit; pfam01058;~identified by MetaGeneAnnotator; putative;~oxidoreductase [Streptomyces scabiei 87.22]), protein MGAREPARPRLGVFKFASCDGCQLTLLDCEDELLALAARVDVTHFLEASSAVGTGPYDLSLVEGSVTTAEDAERIRSVRAASRRLVTIGACATAGGVQALRNFADVEEFREVVYARPEYVETLATSTPSPRTSPSTSNSRAVPSTAASCWR, encoded by the coding sequence ATGGGCGCCCGGGAACCGGCCCGCCCCCGGCTCGGCGTGTTCAAGTTCGCCTCGTGCGACGGCTGTCAGCTCACCCTGCTGGACTGCGAGGACGAACTTCTCGCCCTCGCCGCCCGGGTGGACGTCACGCACTTCCTGGAGGCGTCCAGCGCGGTGGGCACGGGCCCGTACGACCTGTCGCTCGTCGAGGGCTCCGTGACGACGGCCGAGGACGCCGAACGCATCCGGAGTGTGCGCGCCGCCTCCCGCCGTCTGGTCACGATCGGAGCCTGTGCCACGGCCGGCGGCGTCCAGGCACTGCGGAACTTCGCGGACGTCGAGGAGTTCCGCGAGGTCGTCTACGCCCGGCCCGAGTACGTCGAGACGCTCGCCACCTCCACCCCATCGCCGCGCACGTCCCCGTCGACCTCGAACTCCAGGGCTGTCCCATCGACCGCGGCCAGCTGCTGGAGGTGA
- a CDS encoding oxidoreductase FAD/NAD(P)-binding (2-polyprenylphenol hydroxylase and related flavodoxin oxidoreductases [Coenzyme metabolism / Energy production and conversion]; COG0543;~Anaerobic sulfite reductase contains an FAD and NADPH binding module with structural similarity to ferredoxin reductase and sequence similarity to dihydroorotate dehydrogenases. Clostridium pasteurianum inducible dissimilatory type sulfite reductase is...; cd06221;~FAD binding motif [chemical binding];~FAD binding pocket [chemical binding];~Iron coordination center [ion binding];~NAD binding pocket [chemical binding];~beta-alpha-beta structure motif;~identified by MetaGeneAnnotator; putative;~oxidoreductase FAD/NAD(P)-binding [Streptomyces sp. Mg1];~phosphate binding motif [ion binding]): MTAVPLPYRVVDTRPETADTVTLRLEPAGEALPPFAPGRFAMVYAFGVGEIPVSVSGILPGGGLLHTIRGVGAVSRALCALRPGAMVGMRGPFGTGWDAPLAAGDDLVVVAGGVGLAPLRPLILAALAAPSTHGRLNVLIGARSPDDLLFRDELDGWAGPYLGVAVDRPAAGWRGRVGVVTTLLGETEFAPERTTAFVCGPEVMIRATARELLHRGVRPDRVLISLERNMRCATGHCGHCQLGPLLLCRDGPVVGYDRAEPLLAVREL; encoded by the coding sequence ATGACGGCCGTACCGCTCCCCTACCGCGTGGTGGACACCCGGCCCGAGACGGCGGACACCGTCACGCTCCGGCTGGAGCCCGCCGGTGAGGCGCTGCCGCCTTTCGCCCCGGGCCGCTTCGCGATGGTCTACGCGTTCGGCGTCGGCGAGATCCCGGTCTCGGTGTCCGGCATCCTCCCCGGCGGTGGGCTGCTGCACACGATCCGCGGTGTCGGCGCCGTGTCCCGGGCGCTGTGCGCGCTCCGGCCGGGCGCGATGGTCGGGATGCGCGGACCATTCGGTACGGGCTGGGACGCTCCCCTGGCCGCGGGAGACGATCTGGTCGTGGTCGCGGGCGGCGTCGGGCTCGCGCCCCTCCGGCCCCTGATCCTCGCCGCCCTGGCCGCGCCGTCGACGCACGGGCGGCTGAACGTCCTCATCGGCGCCCGCAGTCCCGACGATCTGCTCTTCCGGGACGAACTCGACGGCTGGGCCGGGCCGTACCTCGGAGTGGCGGTGGACCGGCCCGCGGCGGGCTGGCGGGGCCGGGTCGGCGTGGTGACCACACTGCTCGGCGAAACGGAGTTCGCCCCGGAGCGGACGACGGCGTTCGTCTGCGGTCCCGAGGTGATGATCCGTGCCACCGCCCGCGAGCTGCTGCATCGCGGCGTACGCCCCGATCGCGTCCTGATCTCGCTCGAACGCAATATGCGCTGTGCCACCGGCCATTGCGGCCATTGCCAGCTCGGCCCCCTGCTCCTGTGCCGGGACGGCCCCGTCGTCGGCTACGACCGCGCCGAGCCGTTGCTCGCCGTACGGGAGCTGTGA
- a CDS encoding regulator protein (cAMP-binding proteins - catabolite gene activator and regulatory subunit of cAMP-dependent protein kinases [Signal transduction mechanisms]; COG0664;~effector domain of the CAP family of transcription factors; members include CAP (or cAMP receptor protein (CRP)), which binds cAMP, FNR (fumarate and nitrate reduction), which uses an iron-sulfur cluster to sense oxygen) and CooA, a heme containing CO...; cd00038;~flexible hinge region;~identified by MetaGeneAnnotator; putative;~ligand binding site [chemical binding];~regulator protein [Streptomyces hygroscopicus subsp. jinggangensis TL01]) translates to MTGTGPFDELPEDHRERLTALSREVSWPAGTRIFEEGGRADRFWTVLAGTVRLDLYVPGSRPVVVETIGPGQLLGWSWVCPPRRWHLGAEAGGAVRAREYDAAEVLERCARDPALDHALLTYVIGVVGHRLRSTRTRLLDLYGPHGGEGPR, encoded by the coding sequence GTGACCGGGACCGGACCTTTCGACGAACTTCCCGAGGACCACCGGGAGCGGTTGACCGCGCTCTCCCGGGAGGTGTCGTGGCCCGCGGGGACCCGGATCTTCGAGGAGGGCGGCCGGGCGGACCGCTTCTGGACCGTCCTCGCCGGTACCGTCCGTCTCGACCTGTATGTGCCGGGCAGCCGGCCGGTGGTCGTCGAGACCATCGGGCCGGGGCAGCTCCTGGGCTGGTCCTGGGTGTGCCCGCCGAGACGGTGGCACCTGGGAGCCGAGGCCGGCGGTGCGGTGCGCGCCCGGGAGTACGACGCGGCGGAGGTCCTGGAACGGTGCGCGCGCGACCCGGCACTCGACCACGCGCTGCTCACGTATGTCATCGGGGTGGTCGGCCACCGCCTGCGGTCGACCAGGACCCGGTTGCTCGACCTGTACGGACCGCACGGCGGCGAGGGGCCGCGATGA